In Vitis riparia cultivar Riparia Gloire de Montpellier isolate 1030 chromosome 19, EGFV_Vit.rip_1.0, whole genome shotgun sequence, the following proteins share a genomic window:
- the LOC117909613 gene encoding renalase isoform X1, with protein MASPVSRVAVVGSGISGAVCASLLARNGVSVTLFESARGPGGRMSYRKEITEDGKELVFDHGAPLFTVSNPDVLGIVREWEARDLVAEWKENFASFDCISRKFIDFEKEGLSKKYVGVPVMNSICRALCHEPGVESKFGVGVGSLEWFDEKNLWSLTGLDGQNLGNFEGVVASDKNIFSKRFTDVTGRPPPLVMIHTDLNLIPELAAKLQEVPVCSCFVLMLAFTEPLSSISVKGFSFKNSEILSWAFCDSSKPGHPATSERWVLHSTMEYARGVVAQIGLQKPSSSTLAKVAEELFEEFQRTGLTISQPFFKKAHRWGSAFPAASIAREEKCLWDRKKRVAICGDFCVSPTVEGAILSGMAASSKLTEFLSCL; from the exons ATGGCTAGTCCTGTTTCACGGGTTGCTGTAGTTGGAAGTGGAA TTTCAGGAGCTGTGTGTGCCTCACTGCTTGCTAGAAATGGGGTGTCAGTGACTCTTTTCGAGTCTGCTAGAGGACCTGGTGGTCGAATGTCTTATCGAAA AGAAATTACTGAAGATGGGAAGGAGCTGGTATTTGACCATGGTGCTCCTCTCTTTACTGTGAGCAACCCTGATGTTTTGGGTATTGTTAGAGAGTGGGAAGCAAGAGATCTTGTTGCTGAGTGGAAAGAGAATTTTGCGTCTTTTGATTGTATCTCCAGGAAAttcattgactttgaaaag GAAGGATTAAGCAAGAAATATGTGGGTGTCCCAGTCATGAATTCTATTTGTAGAGCATTATGCCATGAACCTG GAGTGGAAAGTAAGTTTGGTGTGGGTGTTGGGAGCTTGGAGTGGTTTGATGAAAAGAACTTATGGTCGTTGACTGGTTTGGATGGACAAAATCTTGGCAATTTTGAGGGAGTGGTTGCATCagacaaaaatatattttctaaaaggtTTACAGATGTAACTGGACGACCACCGCCTCTTG TTATGATCCATACAGATTTGAATTTGATTCCAGAGTTGGCAGCAAAATTGCAAGAAGTTCCTGTTTGTTCGTGTTTTGTTCTCATGCTGGCATTTACAGAGCCTCTGTCTTCT ATATCTGTAAAAGGCTTCTCATTTAAGAATTCTGAAATTCTGAGCTGGGCCTTCTGTGACAGCAGCAAGCCAGGGCATCCTGCTACTAG TGAACGTTGGGTATTGCATTCAACAATGGAGTATGCAAGGGGCGTTGTTGCTCAAATTGGATTACAGAAGCCATCAAGTTCAACATTAGCAAAAGTGGCTGAAGAGCTATTTGAAGAGTTTCAGAGGACAGGACTTACAATATCTCAGCCATTTTTCAAAAAGGCTCACAGATG GGGAAGTGCTTTTCCAGCTGCAAGCATAGCCAGGGAGGAGAAATGCCTCTGGGATAGGAAGAAGAGAGTAGCCATTTGTGGAGACTTCTGTGTTAGCCCAACTGTTGAGGGTGCTATACTTAGTGGCATGGCTGCATCCTCAAAGCTCACAGAATTCCTTAGTTGCTTATAA
- the LOC117909613 gene encoding renalase isoform X2: MASPVSRVAVVGSGISGAVCASLLARNGVSVTLFESARGPGGRMSYRKEITEDGKELVFDHGAPLFTVSNPDVLGIVREWEARDLVAEWKENFASFDCISRKFIDFEKEGLSKKYVGVPVMNSICRALCHEPGVESKFGVGVGSLEWFDEKNLWSLTGLDGQNLGNFEGVVASDKNIFSKRFTDVTGRPPPLDLNLIPELAAKLQEVPVCSCFVLMLAFTEPLSSISVKGFSFKNSEILSWAFCDSSKPGHPATSERWVLHSTMEYARGVVAQIGLQKPSSSTLAKVAEELFEEFQRTGLTISQPFFKKAHRWGSAFPAASIAREEKCLWDRKKRVAICGDFCVSPTVEGAILSGMAASSKLTEFLSCL; encoded by the exons ATGGCTAGTCCTGTTTCACGGGTTGCTGTAGTTGGAAGTGGAA TTTCAGGAGCTGTGTGTGCCTCACTGCTTGCTAGAAATGGGGTGTCAGTGACTCTTTTCGAGTCTGCTAGAGGACCTGGTGGTCGAATGTCTTATCGAAA AGAAATTACTGAAGATGGGAAGGAGCTGGTATTTGACCATGGTGCTCCTCTCTTTACTGTGAGCAACCCTGATGTTTTGGGTATTGTTAGAGAGTGGGAAGCAAGAGATCTTGTTGCTGAGTGGAAAGAGAATTTTGCGTCTTTTGATTGTATCTCCAGGAAAttcattgactttgaaaag GAAGGATTAAGCAAGAAATATGTGGGTGTCCCAGTCATGAATTCTATTTGTAGAGCATTATGCCATGAACCTG GAGTGGAAAGTAAGTTTGGTGTGGGTGTTGGGAGCTTGGAGTGGTTTGATGAAAAGAACTTATGGTCGTTGACTGGTTTGGATGGACAAAATCTTGGCAATTTTGAGGGAGTGGTTGCATCagacaaaaatatattttctaaaaggtTTACAGATGTAACTGGACGACCACCGCCTCTTG ATTTGAATTTGATTCCAGAGTTGGCAGCAAAATTGCAAGAAGTTCCTGTTTGTTCGTGTTTTGTTCTCATGCTGGCATTTACAGAGCCTCTGTCTTCT ATATCTGTAAAAGGCTTCTCATTTAAGAATTCTGAAATTCTGAGCTGGGCCTTCTGTGACAGCAGCAAGCCAGGGCATCCTGCTACTAG TGAACGTTGGGTATTGCATTCAACAATGGAGTATGCAAGGGGCGTTGTTGCTCAAATTGGATTACAGAAGCCATCAAGTTCAACATTAGCAAAAGTGGCTGAAGAGCTATTTGAAGAGTTTCAGAGGACAGGACTTACAATATCTCAGCCATTTTTCAAAAAGGCTCACAGATG GGGAAGTGCTTTTCCAGCTGCAAGCATAGCCAGGGAGGAGAAATGCCTCTGGGATAGGAAGAAGAGAGTAGCCATTTGTGGAGACTTCTGTGTTAGCCCAACTGTTGAGGGTGCTATACTTAGTGGCATGGCTGCATCCTCAAAGCTCACAGAATTCCTTAGTTGCTTATAA